AAAACACTAACCAATTATGTCAACAGTGGTAGGACTGTTGGCTTGTGCCATttcatctttattttttggtTCTATGTTTGttcctataaaaaaatttaattcagGAGATGGAGTATTTGTACAATGGATAATGGGTCTTACGATAATGTTTGTTGGagttattgttaatttttacagTAATTTTCCATCTTTTCAACCATTAGCTATGTGGGGTAAGATTAAAGTTTCtcttttttgatattaatcTTTTGAAGGTGGAGTTTTTTGGGCCACAGGAAATTTAGCAGCAATTCctattattaatatgattGGTGTTGCATTAGGAATGTTAATATGGGGTACAGTAAATTGTGTTGTTGGATGGGCATGTGGAAGATTTGGATTATTTGATACAATACCTTCTATTCCTAAATCTccaataattaattattttggtcttatttttgttatcattGGTGGTTTCTTATTTTCACGAATTAAATCATCAGCTATTGAAAGATCTGACTCACAAGAGTCATTTGGACCTGTTGATGAGGTAGATGAAGAAACAAATCTACATAATACAGATAGTACTATTGTTGAAAcagaaattttaaacataaataatccaaaatttaaaatgagaATAGGAATATTTCTTTCTATTTGTTCTGGAATGTGTTATGGTTTCACATTTCTTCCTGTTGTATATATTCAAAGTCACCCAAAAGAATATCCAGATGCACCTAAAGATGCTATAGCTTTTGCCTTTTCACATTATACTGGAATTTTTGTGACATCAACTATGTTTATGATCATTTATtctatatataaacaaaataaaccAGAAATTAACAATGAAATTATCTTGCCTTCTATTATTACAGGAATTTTGTGGAGTGTAGCTCAATTGTCatggtaaattttattttcatttttttaactaatttttcatatttatttatattaattttttttttacttttcaaACTTATAGGTTTGTTGCTAATGATGCCTTAAGTCAAGCCATAACATTCCCTATCATAAGTATGGTCCCAGGAATATGTGCTGCTTTATGGGgagtattttattttaaagagaTTACTGGTAAAGAAAATATGCTACTACTTGCCTTAGCAATAGGAATAACTTCTTTTGGAGCAATTTTAGTGGGTATTTCTAAAGATTTTTAAGCTTTATAAACTttctttaactttaaaaaatcagttattttgataattaatcAAAATGCATAAATGTGTATTTAGtagtttaataaaagtaattaagataaaaattttttaaaataattatatgtatatataatattattagctTTTATAATCAATAATTTCAATGTTACTATCAAAATGATTAAATGATGGAGGTCCATATAAATTTTCTgctctttttaaaaatgcttTAACCATTGTTTTGACAACTTGATCAAAAAACAAATGAGATAATTGAGCATGAATAGAGTATTTAAATTGAaatgttaatgaaaaatataatgtacACGTTTGATCTAAATTTTCAGATAATCCTGGTCCAAATCTCCATGTTGTATCTAAAACTTCAAATAATGATCCATCTGCACAAACAGAATGAACAACATATGGAGGTAAGCTAGTAACCCtagatttatatttttcccATAATGGTGGAAAGCCAATTGTTAATTCAcatattgttaaattatcACTAATTTTAACTACTTCTGATTTTTTACACCATGGAACAAATTCTGAATATTTTTCTACATTATTTACAACATTATACATTTGACTAGATGAATACCCAATAACTCGTTTTTCAGCATATActtgatttttatttacttttggTAGTGAAAATAAGTATCTTCTTACATTATACATAgtgtataaatttattctattaataattttttttttttaaaaaactaaaataataaaatattaaaaagctaaaatactttaatagtgctatttttgttataaaaatgtaaatcgttatgatattaaaatttatagtaatattaaacattaaCAAATACATAGTACATAAAtgatatgtataatattataattcttCTTCATAAATGATTTCTTCTAATATATCCTCATCACTATCATCATCCcagtttaaatatttttcctcATTATTAGAATGAGAAAAGTTAGTAGTGGCACATTGATATATTCGTGGTGTTTGTTTAATACATTCCTCATTatgttgttttaaaatttttttatgaaaattacAAGCATGAACCCGTTTACCTtgtatagataaaaatttatgaccACATATTAGGCATGTAGTACGTAATTCTTTAGGCATATAATGATTTTGATGTGAATAAGTTAAATGAAATGCAAGAACAGATATATCTTGAAACATCCTACCACAATCTTCAATAAGacaaacaatattttttatgtcaCATAATTTTGTGGAACGTAGTCGTTTTGCTATCATCTTGCAAGTAGTATCTTTtgcaatatttattttattagaacGATTCTtctaaacaaaatattattttattatatttaaaacatacCATATTACTACCAGCTTTACTATTTCTAACTAACA
This Strongyloides ratti genome assembly S_ratti_ED321, chromosome : 2 DNA region includes the following protein-coding sequences:
- a CDS encoding Coenzyme Q-binding protein COQ10, mitochondrial; the encoded protein is MYNVRRYLFSLPKVNKNQVYAEKRVIGYSSSQMYNVVNNVEKYSEFVPWCKKSEVVKISDNLTICELTIGFPPLWEKYKSRVTSLPPYVVHSVCADGSLFEVLDTTWRFGPGLSENLDQTCTLYFSLTFQFKYSIHAQLSHLFFDQVVKTMVKAFLKRAENLYGPPSFNHFDSNIEIIDYKS
- a CDS encoding Zinc finger, C2H2 domain-containing protein, translated to MAETKEKNNINNKEDTNNIEKVIDNVIVGPVEKRCFVRRNDSKDMVYSYSEKNIENPSSSYDNFIDNNKKDTKSLNNIKNDALNCEYIQLLVRNSKAGSNMKNRSNKINIAKDTTCKMIAKRLRSTKLCDIKNIVCLIEDCGRMFQDISVLAFHLTYSHQNHYMPKELRTTCLICGHKFLSIQGKRVHACNFHKKILKQHNEECIKQTPRIYQCATTNFSHSNNEEKYLNWDDDSDEDILEEIIYEEEL
- a CDS encoding Transmembrane protein 144, with translation MSTVVGLLACAISSLFFGSMFVPIKKFNSGDGVFVQWIMGLTIMFVGVIVNFYSNFPSFQPLAMWGGVFWATGNLAAIPIINMIGVALGMLIWGTVNCVVGWACGRFGLFDTIPSIPKSPIINYFGLIFVIIGGFLFSRIKSSAIERSDSQESFGPVDEVDEETNLHNTDSTIVETEILNINNPKFKMRIGIFLSICSGMCYGFTFLPVVYIQSHPKEYPDAPKDAIAFAFSHYTGIFVTSTMFMIIYSIYKQNKPEINNEIILPSIITGILWSVAQLSWFVANDALSQAITFPIISMVPGICAALWGVFYFKEITGKENMLLLALAIGITSFGAILVGISKDF